CCTGGCAGCCTCCTGGCTCCATCAGGCAGATGGGAAGAGGCCCGAGTCTCAGCCTTTGAGTGGCAGCCGAGGTCGGAATCCAGGGAGAGAGCTGCGGCAGCTCCTCACAGggcttcagcagcagcagctggctgGACTCTCAGAGGGCTTCTGGAGCAAGGGCTCCCCGCTCTGTGTTCTTGCTGCCCAGGCCTGGAAGCGGCTCTGGGGCGGCCGAGCCCCTCAGGTGAGATGACACACGGTTGGAAGTGGTGTAAGGGCTGAGCCCAGACTATGACGGGATGTTTGCGTTTGTCCTCCGTCACAAAAACATTGTCCAGGGAATACATCTATCggggaaaatattttacaaatacttGATTGCTCTTGGGTTTTTGCTGGTGAACTGTGTAATGAAAcagtcttcccttcctcttcctccttccttcctctgccttcccagcTGGGTGCGTGGAGTCTGGTGAAAATGTAACGAATACCACTTATGTTTTCTccaggaaaaatcttaaaaggtaTGCACTTGAAGACCTGTTTGAAATGTCTcccctttctttttgctttcgTTGAGTAACAGTGCCTCTTCCTAAAACCATGGTCAATCTTTCAGGCCTGTTGCTCATCTTCCGTGTCCTGGAAAAGCGACGCTTGCTGTTCGCTGCTGTCCCGTCTACTTTGAGTTGAGGCCGGGGGTGGAAACAGGTACGTTGGAAGCGCAGGGGCTGTGCTATGTTTTCTCTCTGGGGCAGGTCACCAGGTGGGATGGTGATTTGGATTTTGACTTGTGGGGAAGGTGAGTATGTGGGTTTGGTTCATTTTAGTTACTCTTAAGAGCTGGAACAAAGGCTGACGTCTCCAAACTGTGTGTCAGTTTTTTTGCGTTGTCTGAAATACACTGTCTTTGCTTAAAGCAACTTTACAGGAATAAAAGTACTAGTATTGTTTTTCTACCAAACCAGGTTGAATGTCATTCATTATCGATTTCTTTTGCCATAAAATAACGTATgaattggatttttgttttttaattttttttctccactgGCTGCTTTtagtatttttccctttatcagtGACTTTAAGCAAGtctgattatgatgtgccttgagGTAGTTTTCTTCACGTTTCTTGTGTTTGGGGTTCATTGAACTTTTTAGATATATGAGCTTATAGTCATCAAATTGGGagatttcagccattatttcttcaaacattttttctgtcaccccctctctctcctcttcggGGGCTCCAACTACACATGTTTAGGCCATTTGAAAGTACCTCCCATCTTACTGATGCTGTTTACTTTGTGTAATCTGCCCTTGGTGCCATCAGTGTATTTTCTGTCTGTGAtgttgtagttttcatctctagaagttcagtTTGGGTCCTTCTTACATATTCCATGTCTCTATTTAACATGCTCCatctttcctcttgctgcttgAGCATgtgaaatagttttttttaaagattttatttctcctttttctccccaactctcccagtacatagttatatattctagttgtgagtgcctctggttgtgctatgtgggacgcccctcagcgtggcctgatgagcaatgctaggtccgcgcccaggatccaaaccagcgaaaccctgggttgccgaagtggagcgcgagaacttaaccactcggccacggggccgaccccatATACTAactcttttaatgtctttgtgtACAAAGGGttggttttgattctttttctcctcactgtgggtcatattttcctgctcctctgcatgcctggtaattttttattaggTGTCAGACAGTGTGAATTTTACTTAGTGGATGctggatatattttattcttacagatattcttgagctttgttctgggatgcagtgAAGCTTTTTGGAAacgtttgcttcttttttttttttctttgaggaaaattagccctgagctaactactgccagtcctctttttgctgaggaagactggtcctgagctaacatccgtgcccatcttcctctactttatatgtgggacgcctgccacagcatggcttgccaagcagtgccatgtccacacccagcatctgaaccagtgaatcccaggctactgaagtggaacgtgcgaacctaaccactgcgccaccgggctggccctggaaacGTTTGCTTCCGATGGGTCTTGTTGTTGGGCTTTGTTAGGTGCAATCACAGCAGCATTTATTGGGGCTGATTTCCCCACGACTGAGGCAGAGCCCTCTGAGGATCCTAATCGATACCCCGTGAAACAGGGAGGTTTCCACCCTGGCTGGTGGGGACATACACTGTTTCTGGCCATGCATGAGCTTCAGGGActgctctttctttcctgtaGTCCTTGCTCTGGCCTTGGGTCATTTCCTCGTACGCTCGTGCTGACCAGAGCCCAGCAGAAGACTCCGAGAGCCCAGCAGAAGACTCCGAGGGCCCCACAGGGCTCTGTGGCTCTCCCgcccctgctcctccaccccGTGAGCCCCAGCTGCCCTGGCCTGCCTGGACTCCCAGCTCCATCTTCTCAGCTCAGGGCGGCTGCTGGGCACTGCCTGGCTCCCTCCACCTTTGCTGGGCCTGGAAACCCCAGGCAGTGAGCGGAGGCAACTGTGGGATTTGCCttgtttgtttcccatctctcagggatcacttTCCTTCATTGCCTGATTGTCAGTGTCTTAAACAATGTTGTTTCATGTGTTTTGCCTGGTATTTTAGTAGTTTCAGGTGGGAGGGTAAATTGAGACCTGTTACTCCATGGCTTGAAGCAGAAGCTGTTTTAACGTTTAATCCTTTATGTGAGTGAAGATGCTGTGACTATatagtgtttttgtgtgtgtaaggaagtttggccctgagctaacatctgtgccagtcttcctctattttatgtgggacaccaccacggcatggcttgacaagtggtgctaggtccgtacctgggatctgaacctgtgaaccctggcccgctgaagcggagcacgcaaacttaaccactgcaccgccaggctggccccttagttAACTTGAAAGAGTGTTAAAATGCTTCTTGATAAAATGTTTCCATGAGActcttatttttccttatcaGAAAGCGACCCCTCAGGTTGACTCTCCTCTTTCccacatcttttcttttctcttcttttgggacCTCAGGTGCCTGTGATTCTTGGATCATGACACTGTGTCCTCATTGGCTCATGCATGCTTCTGCtttattcacatataaaataatagaactgAATTCTTTTGTAAAGCAGATAGCAAACTAGTCTTTAGTAAAATTATGTCATTGATGTCCCATGGAAGAGGGCTTCTGGGgggaattttttatttgtttcctttgggaACTCTGTTTTCgcttgtttcacttccctttCTTTGTCCCTGTTCCCCAGATGCAGACGGACCCCCACAGGAGGCAGGTGTGGAGCTGGTGAGCCTGCCCTACCGCTTGGTGTTTGCTGTGGCATCCGAAGACTCTGTGCTCCTGTACGACACCCAGCAGCTGTTCCCTTTTGGTTATGTGTCTAATATACATTACCACACTCTGAGTGACCTTTCCTGGTGagtggctggggcagaggaagggggatgggggAGCCACCATGCACATTACCCTGGAGGAGACGCTTGGGTCAGGGAGCCTGTCATCACTACAGGTGGCTTTTTTGGCCcttatttaccaatttttttaagGGAATCAACATGAGGAGGAAAACCACTTCTAATTTGCCGCGACACTGCTTCCTGTTGTAATGGCAGTGGGTGCTCATGCTGCGCACTGTGCCCTGTGGGGTTTGTCTAATTCTCATACACTGAGGGCAGCCCCGTGGGCTCCCTGGTCATTTGGGATCTTGCCAGGCCCTCCACGAGGAAGCCCACACCTGAAGCCCCTGCTGCTCACAAAGGGAGGGGCCCCAGAACCGTGCCTATCCTGAGGCTTGCCTTGCACTCGCCTTTCTGCATGAGGTCCTCAGCGCCCCGGGTCCCATTCAGACTCCACGGCCTGCTGGGCTCAGCTCGAGCTCCAGCCGAGGCCtggcccccccccaccccatctacttcttgctctttttctcttaattttctttttaccttgggaaaaaaaagatcatcTCACCTTAATTCAGGTGACTTTGACGACAGTGCAGAGATGTTGCAGTGCCTTCGAAGATGAAGgtgggctggggaaggaaagagtgAGTGAGGAGCTCGCACAAACCTTTCTGAGTCACAATTTTTTCCCTGACTGTTGCCTTCAAACAAAGCTTGTGATTTTGcttgaatttccattttctaacTAGTAATGAGAGTGTTAGGAGTGGCCTGTAGATTTTGGTAAGGTTTCTaactttttctcctattttgggAACAAAGGTCCAGCGATGGGGCCTTCCTGGCCATTTCTTCCACGGATGGTTATTGTTCATTCGTGACATTTGAGAAGGATGAACTTGGAATACCTTTGAAAGAGAAGCCAGTTTTGAGCGTGAGAACTCCTGatacagcaaagaaaactaagagCCAGACACCCCAGGGGTCTTTGCCAGGACCCAGGCTGGCAGAGGGAACCCCCACCAGCAGAACCCAAGACCCCAGCAGTCCGGGTACACCCCCCCCTCAGGTGAAACAGTCTCCAGCCTCAACAGCGGCCAAGGACACCCCTGGGACTGCTCCCAGTGCCAGAAGCTCCTTGCCAGGATCTTCAGAGGAGAAGAGCCTGCAGCCCAGCAGTCAGAATGTGAAAGCCCACCCGTCCCGGAGGGTCACTCTGAACACACTGCAGGCCTGGAGCAAGACCACACCCCGGTAAGACTTCTGATGGAAGAGGAAATTGTTATTGCAATTGAACACAAAATGCGGACTGAGCGCCCCCAACCTTTCGTAGGTGAAATTCCACCCAGCAGGTACTCGTACTGCCGCCAGAGAGAGTTCTTAACGTCAAATCTGAGAGGGCCACTGCCCTGCTTGGAGACCTCTGTGGGTCCCCGTCTCCTACCTGTCGGATAAGGTCCAGACTCGTGTCCACGGCACGTGGATGGACTGGTTGCAGCCTGCCACCCAGGACTGTGGCCGCTCACTCTCCTTCACTCTGTGTGCCTTAATCTCCAGCCCGACTCTGAAAGTCGGGTTCCCAGACATACTCCACCCTGgagcctctgtgcctttgcctgCCTCCGGGAAGCCCTGGACCTCTGCTCCCCTGGGTGACACTGGAGTCCTCCTGAAAGACCCATTTGGCTGTCCCTTCAGCCCTTTTCTCTGTCACAAACACATCACATTCAGTAGCTGGTGTTGGGTTTATACCTCTGTTTCCCCTGTTAGATTAAAAGGCCCTTAAGGCAGGAAGCTTGTCCCCAGTCTTTATCTGTGTTCTCTCGCCTGGAAGAGTAATGAGCACTTCACAATAGGTAGGAATCCAAGGAGGGTGTACTTGAGGCAAGTTTTGTCCCGTCCAGCAGACTGGCTCGTGGTGGTATGGCTGGTCTGATAACAAGAGTCTCCAGGTGATGCCCCAGTTGTGTGCTTCCATGTTCACGTCGGTCTGCTCATTAACACGGCCGAGTTCCTGCTGGTGCTGCAGACGGGACTGCTTAACACAGTCCCCTGTCACCCAGCAGTAACCTCCAGCTTCCTTTCCCTTGGAACTGAGAGAGAAGTTATCCCCTCCGACTCTGTATGAGGCCTTCTCCAGAGTCCTTCCACCTCTAACCTTCCCGATAATCTACACTGGGAGgcggcctggggtgggggtgacgGAAGATGATAGAGGCACTGTCGTCTCTCACGTTTTCTGTTGCGTTCACTTGACTTCATCGGCAGATCCATAGCATGGCTTGGGTGTAGTGTTTGGCTCTTTTTGAGTCTCTGATTTCTTTCCGCAGGCtagcaaaggttttttttttttttttctttttaattttcctatttgtttttagGTGGGGGAAGCAAGTGTGAAGCTGTTCTTTGAAATATTCTTGGCATTCAAGTTTTTCCCCTCTTAATTTCTTGCAAGCTCCTTGCAGTTTTAAtcgtttttttgaaaaaataatagttgTTGAAAGTTggctgtgattttaaaaaagaattatctatGTTTTGGAGCTGTCCATAGTAGAAACAATGTCTGAGGACCTTTTCTATGCAGCATCCAGCCAGGTGTTCAGCATACCACTGGTAATTAACAAAACACGGGCTTTGAAACTCTTGGATGACTGGTTAAGTTCTAAGTTGACTACTATAAATGTGATAGTTTAAGTAGTACATGAACATAATCCTTAGTTACTACATAAGTGGGCACATCAACATTATATTTAATGCCTTGCATGATATGATCAGctgaaaattttaactatttccTTTGGTTAGTTTTGAAATTGGTATACATGAACAATTCCTATGACACTATTGAGCCATGtacccattttcttcttctttttttaatcaaggaGAATAAACTTAATACCCTTAAAGACAGACACTCCACTGAATTCTGTACCAAACAGTATAATTTCCACCTCTGCCACAGAAGAAGTTCAGTCAGGTAAGTTATGCTGTTATTGGTTTAATGTAATTAAAGAGGGAATatcttctcttttgttcctttggAAATTCACACCACCTAATTTTAAGTGAGTTCTGAGGGAGCAAGGATGCATCTTACTAGACCCGTCATTTAAACTCACTGGGTGCCTACTGTTCTCAGTGGGGAGACGACCTTCCGGTGGAAGCCCTCACTGTGAGGTCGATGGTGCGTCCAGGAGATGCTATAGTCAGaattctcagcctcagcactgctGACAATCTGGGctggaaaattctttgttgtgggagctgtcctgtgATTGTAGGATCTGGGTGCTGGTACCTCCCCACTCTTGACATTCTAAAATGTCACtcaatagcacaaccagaggcacttacaactagaatgtacaaccatataccggggggctttggggagaagaagaagaagaagaagaagaagaagaagaagaaaaaacagaagaagatgggcaacagatgttagctcagatgccaatctttaaaaaaacaaaagtcactaGACATTGCCCATGGGCCGGCCCGCTGCTGAAGCGGTTAAGTACatacattccgcttcggcggcctggggttcgctggttcagatcctgggtgtggacatggcaccgcttggcaagccatgctgtggtaggcatcccacatataaagtaaaggaagatgggtatggatgttagctcagggccagtcttcctcagcaaaacgaggaggattggcagcagttagctcagggttaatcttcctcaaaacaaaacaaaacaaaaaaacaaaagacattgcCCACTATCCCTTGGGAGGCGGAAtggcccctggttgagaaccactggtatagATCCTTCCCCTTATTTCCATATACGACCTCGACGGGCAGTTCACTGCCTTGTCTGGGCACAAAAGTTGTTTTGTAAACATCTGCTCTTAAAGAAGTCTTCACTTACTTGCCAACCTGTGTGTGTTAATGTTTCAGAGATGCCTGGAGACCCTCAGGGCAGTCCTCCGGAGCCAAAGCGGCCCAGACTCAGTGAACACAAAGAAGGCCCCCAGGGTCAGGACCCTTGAGGAGACCTGTCTTGTGCTTGAAGGCTGCCAGGTCTGGGACCCCCATGCCCACAGGGAAGGGGCCTGGGCTGAAAACACCTGAGACCAGTGACATCAGGTGGAGCCTGAGGGACACTCGTAAATCGATTTCTGTAACGGGAGATACACAAGCAGTGGTTTTTCTCCAGAAATATCTGGTATTCAGTATACGTTTTTACCTCAGAGATGTGAACATTTAGTAGACTAAATCCTCTTTTTGATGAGTTTCTGAAACTGGAATAGTTCACCATTATCTAGTGTGAAAATCAGTAAATCTTCCCTTGAAATATTTGGATGGAGGTACAGACACTTTATGGGTGGAATCCTAATGCTGGAATTAGCAGAGAAGGTGATTGGAGAAGGTCGAATTTTAGAGTGTATGAATGATGATTAGATTTAGCTTCTAAATAGTTGATTAATTTTTGGAACTTTGTTATGTTTGCTTTCTGATCTTAAAGGTAATAATGCTCATTCTAAAAAGTAGAGTGAAGTAGGAAAAAATAGGCTGGAGGTGAGAATCACTCATTGTCATCTCAGCACAAGGAGGAACCCTTGTTGCTGTTTTGGCGTATTTCCTTCTTAACATTTCTatggttctaatttttttttttaaagggagataGTTGAGATTTTACTTTAGATAGAATTTGGTATCCAAATAGGTTAACTTTTTAGATtgatttttcaaagcaaaaaaaggaacTTTACTTAGCCGTTTACGCCTCTGCCTTTGCTTTCTCTGGTCCCTGGGGCGAGGacctgttctctttctctgttgggCGTAAACGTGAGACATAAAGCGCTGCTGTTGGCTGAGGAGGCAGTCACACGTGGAGCCTCCTCCTAGCTCAGGGACCCTGCGTCGTGTGACTGAGGGGCTGGTGGTCCTCTGGCAACTGGCTGGAACCTGGTTTAGAAACTGCGCAGGTGCTTCACATTGAGAAGGGCCTTAGAGTTGAATTTCGTGATGCTCACTGGCTGTCAGTTTGGCCTAATGAACATGATGAGTCATGAGGGTTCTCTACTCGGGCTTTCTTCCCATCTGAGAGAGATCAAAGTGTCCAGGACCCACCAATCAAGTCTCTGACAGGAAGCTGGCTGAGGAGTGGAAGAATGTGCCCTTTCTCATTCAACTCagcagcaaaaaagagaagaatttgatGCTTCTTTCCATTTGTTGCTTAATCCACAACCTGGTTAACCAGAAAAAGAGTTTGCCTTCCAGATGGGAAAGTGGCAAACTGGGGATAATTTCCAGTGTAGAGAATTGGAAGGTGAATAGATGCATAGCTGTAATAATGCAGGTGTGGGTCACATTCACtatgaagagattttaaaatgccaaatagTATCTGAACCGGTGGATTGAAATTACCCAAAAAGCCGACAGAAATGCTGATGCCTGGTTCTGCCTCCAGAGGGTCTGGCCTGATTGGTCTGGGGCATGATCCGAACATCAAGATTCCCTTAAAGCTCCTCCACTAATTCTGATGCGCAGCCAAGATTGGGAAATCctaaaagaaaagctttccctGGATCTGGCCTCTTCTGGTTAAATGCTTTCCCACTGGAAGCTTTTTCTTGCTTATCTCTGGTTCAGAATCGCAGAAAACCAGCTCCTTTACCAGGGCTGCCAAACCAAAAGGATGGTGTGTGGGAGATGTCGCTTTTCAGAGAAAAGGATGGTTTGAAGCTTCCTTTGGCTGGAGTGAGGTGTATTTTGTAGTCGTTGGCCCCTGTGCAAACCAGCGTGATGAGGGCTTCTCAATGGGAGGGCCTGCCTCCCTTGCACACCTGGTCAGGCGTGATGCTCGGTTCTACACAGCCGTCTCTGGTGCAGCAATAGCAGGAGGGGGGGAGGCAGGGCGCACCTTTGGCCTGAAGCATGTATTTATGGACCTGACTCCCTGCCCCTTCGTCAGCTGTCACCTCGAATATAAATGACAGAATCAGCAGTAAAAGCCCAGGTGATGGTGTGTCAGTGTCCTGATCGATGCCGCCTGCTTCGCTCCCGGTGGGTTACTGGGAAGCCTTCTGCAGAGGGAGCCCCGCCTGAAGCTGGGGCGGTATCCAGTATCCCCTCCACAGATGGCCGAGGTCTGAGGGAactttctcaccattctggagtcATCGTTGGGTGGGGTGTGTGGGTGTTTTGCACAGTGTGGCCGGGGACCGCGGGCAGCTCTGCTCTCAGGTCTGGATCCCTGCTGCTAGGTGGCCAGAAGCAGGTGAGGCTTGCCGAGACTGCTCAGGAGATCCTGATGTGCGTTCCCTGGCATCTGGGAGTGTGACGGTGGGGACCGGGGTCTGCCCCTCACCTGTGTGTCTGACGGAGGAGAGCTGGTGGGGTTGTCTGGGCAGCGtgaggagagggggcaggagagggtgaAGCCTCCGTTACACCCCGGGCACACGGTGGGCAGGGATGTGTGGGGCCTCCTCAGGGCCCACAGTGGGTGACCAGGCCCAAGCCATCGTGAAGGGGGCCTCCCCAAGCAGGGTGTCCACCAGGACAAGGGCACTGGGGCGGAAAGAGTCAGAAAGGGTGTGCCACAGGGGCAGGGGCGTGAGTCACATCCAGTCCTCCATTGACTCGTTTTTGCACCCCTGCAGACTCTTCTGTTGTCCTTGCTGAGCACTCACGTCTGCCTTTAATGGTGCCATTGACCCTTCTTAACAAAATAGGTGTAGTGTCCATTTAGACAACGTGGGTCCCGAGTCCTTGGCTCTGGAAACTTCAagtggtgggagtgggtggggacTGGCCCATCCCCCTTTCCCACCTGGAGTCTCCCGGCACTCCTGCATCTTCCCTTGTGTGTCATTTTGCTGTTTTccactctctgctccctctcACCTGAGGGGCGGGGGGGCGGGTGTGTCTCAGAGAGACAGATGTTGGACATATTATTTCATCTGAAGaagtttcttctgttttttgaggaagattagccctgagctaacatctgccgccaatcttcctcttttagctgaggaagactggccctgggctaacatccgtgcccatcttcctttactttttttttttttttaatatgtgggatgccttccttaggacggcttgacaagcagtgtgcagggccgccaaagtggaacatgcaaacttaatcactgtgccaccgggccagccttgAAGTTTTACAGCTCCAAGAAGTTTGACTTTCCCTCCTTTGGCAGGAGAGAGGGCTAAGACAAAAGGTAGAAGGACAATGAGAAATGGAATTAAATAACTGGAGGcagggccggcctcatggccgagtggttaagttcgtgcgctccgcttcggcagcccagggtttcacaggttgggatcctgggcgcagacatggcacccccatcaagccatgcttagcatcccacatagcacaaccaggaagACCTACAGTTAGactgtacaactatgtactggggggctttggggagaagaagaaggaaaaaaaaaagattggcaacagatgttagctcaggtaccaatctttaagaaaaaaaatggctgGAGGGTAAACCAGGTCACACCTCCCTTCCCTCGTGAGTCACTGGTCGCTTAATAgcagggacatgttctgagaaatgcgttgttaggcgatTCTGTCTCGTGAACATTgaagagtgtacttacacaaacccaggtggtcgagcctactacacagctaggcttgTGTACgtggtccgttgttgactgaaacgtcatcaTACAGTGCATCACAGTATTGAAGTAACAGGGCACCTGTGTTCACACAAACACTCGTGGCCACTGGAGGTCACTGTCCCCACTGGATCCGCCTCAGCTTGAAGGCCCCGGCTGCTCAGCCCCACCTCCGAGAGGTCCAAGTTCCTGTCCAAGCTCAGGGAGCAGGCTTGGCCAGAGTGGCCTTGGACACTGCTGCAGCCCCTGGTGGCCAGACCCAGAGGGGAGCATCATTCAACAAATTGGGGTGGGAGAGGATTATGACAGTAATACATGAATGCTCATCTCTTCGTTCATTTGAGCATTCATTCAAGAAACGTTTATTGGACCCCTTCTGGGTACAGGAGGATTCCTCAGGGAGCAAAACAGAGGACTCTCCGCCCTCCTGGAGCTTGCCTTCCGGTTGGGGGAGACCAACAATAAACTAAACAGCAAATATATATTAGAAGATGACtatgaaaaaaaacagaagtgagGGGCCGTAGGAGAGCTGGAAGGAGAGTGGGCTGCAACTTAAAATAGGGAAGGCCTCTCCGAGAAGGTCGAAACAACGAAGGAGAGGGTGAAGAAAGTAATCACGTCAGGTGTTCTGGGTTTTTCCAGGAGCGAGACATCCTTCTCAATTGAGGTATCTGATGCATTCCATGTGTAAGTTGTGTGTTGTGGGGTCCCCTGGACTGAGGCTACCCCTGAGTGATGGGGGCAGGAGGACAGCCTGCAGCCCCCTGCTTGGTGTGGCCTCTCATTGCGGTTGGAGTGGTCCCCATCAGCTACTTGGCCTCCCTTGCCCCTTCATGCTCACCTCTGGGAGTCGGCCTGACACCCACTTGTGCACATTCTCTGGGGATGTGGTTTGGGTggcccaggccaggctgaggttGAACACTGTGGGAATTATAATCAGGGTGGGGAAGGTGCCCTGTCATATTCCAGTGGGAGTGAAGTCTTGCTGAATTGTAAGTGTCTGGTCCAGCTCTGATCCCAGATGGAAGGCGTAGCTATATATCACCCAGCTGTTATCTTCCACTTCCTGCTTTTAAGCAAATTCTGTGGCAGTTTTAGCAGCTAAATTGTCAGAGGTGGTTGTGGAAGGTGTTTTCTTCAGTTTGGCCTCTGCACCTGGAATCTTGCCTTTGTCAGCGTGGAGAGAAAAATACTCTCACTAACCCAGATGCCCCCAGAAGTCCTATTTTTAACTCAGGGTTTGGCTCTGAGAGATGCTATGAAGCAACAAGTATTCCCCCTTGTAAAGCCGTGGTAACAAATGCTTAGTAATGAGTATGTGGGGTCAGTACAGTGGCCCTCTTAATACCCAAAATGACTTGATGTCTCTTTCTGTCACAGAACGTGACCTGGGAAAGGCGTTTCAAGTGTAATAACAAGTCTTTGAAGTAACTCCTGATATGTATACCCTTGGTCAGCATCCTTGGCAGGCCCGAGGAGAAATGCCTGCTTGGGAGAAAGTCAGAGCAGGGTGTCCACCCTGCAGGCCTTCTTTTCCCCCACggctccctcttctccccatctcctgccaCCCA
The window above is part of the Equus quagga isolate Etosha38 chromosome 21, UCLA_HA_Equagga_1.0, whole genome shotgun sequence genome. Proteins encoded here:
- the LOC124231260 gene encoding chromatin assembly factor 1 subunit B → MKVITCEIAWHNKEPVYSLDFQHGTAGRIHRLASAGVDTTVRIWKVEKGPDGKAIVEFLSNLARHTKAVNVVRFSPNGEILASGGDDAVILLWKVNDNKEPEQIGFQDEDEAQLNKENWTVVKTLRGHLEDVYDICWATDGNLMASASVDNTAIIWDVSKGQKISIFNEHKSYVQGITWDPLGQYVATLSCDRILRVYSTQKKRVAFNVSKMLSGIGAEGEARSYRMFHDDSMKSFFRRLSFTPDGSLLLTPAGCVESGENVTNTTYVFSRKNLKRPVAHLPCPGKATLAVRCCPVYFELRPGVETDADGPPQEAGVELVSLPYRLVFAVASEDSVLLYDTQQLFPFGYVSNIHYHTLSDLSWSSDGAFLAISSTDGYCSFVTFEKDELGIPLKEKPVLSVRTPDTAKKTKSQTPQGSLPGPRLAEGTPTSRTQDPSSPGTPPPQVKQSPASTAAKDTPGTAPSARSSLPGSSEEKSLQPSSQNVKAHPSRRVTLNTLQAWSKTTPRRINLIPLKTDTPLNSVPNSIISTSATEEVQSEMPGDPQGSPPEPKRPRLSEHKEGPQGQDP